The region TTGAACACCATTTACTAAAGAAGGATGATTTCATTTTAGTAACATCAATTAATAGTGCACTAAATGAAACAATTACATTAGAAGAATTGAAGAAGCAAAGACTCATTATTCGTGAGTTTGGATCTGGAAGTCGCGATATTTTAGAAAAATTATTGGCTAATACTAATAGTTCACTCAATCAGTTTAGACAACTTGATGAAATTGGAAGTCTAAAACTATTGAAACATCTTGTCAAACAAAACCATGGTGTCACGTTTATCTATAAAGAAGCTGTCAAAGAAGAATTAGAAAGAAATGAATTAAAACAAATTCAGATTGATGGAATTAACCTCAGTCGAGAATTCAATTTCGTCTACTTAAAATCATCCTTACACAAAGAAAAGTATCAAAAATTTTTTAGGTTTGCCAAAGATAAGTTAACAGATATTGATTTATCAATTGGAGAAGGATAATTTTTAAATCGAGAATTAAAGTTAGTTGACAAAGAAGTAATTGGTGAATAAAATGGAAAGATATTTAGTGATGTATAGATAACAATTAAAACATTACACTATTAAAATGGTTATATTTATTACATCATACTGACATTTTTTCTGATGAGAATTAAAGTAAATGAGTGAGGCAGTGAATGAGTAGAAATTTTAGTTTGTTAGGAAGAGATAATATGAGGAGAAGGTCAAAATTCAGACAATTAATTGGCATTTTGATGGTATTACTTTTTATCATAGCCCCTAATGATTGCATCAGAGCATCCGATAAAATAAAAGTCGCTTTTTATGAATATTATCCGTATTATTATCTGAATGAACAATTACAACCTTCGGGTTATTATCATGATTTAATGAATTTGATTGCAAATGATTTGAATCTTGATTATGAATATGTTGATGTCCCTATTAATCAGGCTTTAGATAAGTTAAAAAATAAGGAAATAGATCTTTTATTTGGAATTTCCTCTACTCCCAAAAGACAAGAAGAATATCTGTTTAGTAAGTATTATATTAACATTAATAGAGTTGGATTGTTTACTAACCACAATATTAGATATGGAGATTTAGAGGCATTAAACGGAATGACGATTGGGTTTATTGAAAATGAACAAAATTATCAACGATTGTTAAATATGCTAGAGGGAAAAAATATTAATGTCAATCTGAAAATTGTCGATTCATATGAAAGTACTTTAAATTTATTCCGTCATCATCAAGTAGATGCTATTCTTTATTCAGCTGAATATACAGATTTAGATAAGAAGTATCGTAATATCTTTGAATTTTCTACAGGCTCTTTTTACATTGTTACAAATAAGGAAAATAAAGAGTTGATGACGAAAATTGATTCTTATTTCGAACAATATGATTCCCTTCCAAATAATCCGATTCATAAGCTTTACGATAGTTATTTTAATTTATATAAGCAAAAAAGTGATTTATTTATTTTGATTATTACTATATTAATTTTAATTATACTGACATTTGGATTAAAACTAATGTTGGATCAAATGAAAATAAAGAAGAATCGTCAAAAGATTTTAAATGATTTAGAACAAAATAAATTTTTATTATACTATCAACCTATTATAAATCCCAATACGAATAGAATTGTAGGTTGTGAAACGTTGTTGAGATATCAAAGTGGAGTTAAAATTCAAACGCCATACTTCTTCTTAAAACAGATTGAAGAATCTAATATGATGTATGAAGTGACGATGTGGGTTTTAAGAAAAGCGATTGAAGATTACGATACGATAACGTCATCAAATGACAATTTGGAGAACAATTTTTATCTCTCTATTAATGTCTCATTTAAGGAATTACAGGATGCTAGATTTTTAACTGATTTGGAAGAATTAATTAAAGTGACAAATGCTAATCCACAACAATTTTGTTTAGAGATAGTGGAAAGATTCCAATTAAGCGACGTTGAAAAAATTCAGGATATTATTTTAAAACTTAAAAAAATAGGATTTAAAATTGCCATTGATGATTTTGGTGCTCAATATTCCAACTTCGATGTATTAGAAATGATTGATTATGATATGATTAAATTAGATAAATATTTCATTGATGATATTGAATCATCGTTTAGAAAAAGAGAAATTATGAAATGTATGTCAAATATAACTAAAGAAAATAAGATCATCATGGTCATAGAGGGAGTAGAAAGTTACGCTCAAGTAGAGATGATTAGAACTTTTGATAACGATACGATGTATATTCAAGGTTATTATTATTCAAAACCAGTACCATTGGATAAAGTGATTACTTTAAAAATAAAATCAGAAATATTGAATAATAAAAGTAAAAATTCAGTGATAAAAGGTTGATTTAAAGAACCGATAGTGTATTTTTACGTACAAAAACGCACCATTAACGAACAAAAAATCGAAAAATGTCGGAAATTGTGTTATTTTTTTGGTAGCGACGTGAGGTTACTTATCTGTTCACGAATATCATGTCCAATTAAAATCCCTTCTAAACTTAGAAGGGATTTTAATTGGACATGATATTGTTAGGATAGAATATATATGCATAGAAGCCTAAAGAACTGAATTTTAATTTTAAAAAAGTCATTAATTTCATGATGTTGTATTTCTTTAAAATAATATTACGAGATTAATGCATATCAGTTAAATTAAAAGTCGAAATTAAATAATACATGATGCACAATATACAAGATAGTATTGATTGTTAATTTTAAATTTTTAAGCAATTTGCTGTGAAAGTTGCTTACACTTTTCCAATATTAAACAATGAATTAATCTATCTTCTACAGTGCTACCTTGGATTGTCAACACTAAACTAAACAACTTTTTTAAGAGTATTTTGACGATATTCAACTGGGGATAAATATCCCAGTGAAGAGTGGATCCTATGATTGTTATACCAGTTAACGTAGTCGGCAAATTCATAACCTAGTTGTTCTTGGGTTTCAAATATCTGATGGTTTACAAATTCTGTTTTGATTACTTTATAGGTCGCTTCTGCAACAGCGTTGTCATAGGGACATCCCTTCATACTTAAAGAGCGTTTAATTTCAAATACCTCTAAAATCTCATCAATGATTTTATTCTTAAATTCGTTACCTCGATCCTTGTGGAAAATCTTGATTTGACTTAGGTTAGTTTGGACTGTACTGAACGCCTTCTTAACTAATTCTGCATCCTTATTAGGCCCAGAGCTATAACCGATAATTTCACGATTAAACAGGTCTACAAGCACACAAAGATAGTGCCAGCGATTTTTTACACGAATGTACGTTAAATCACTGACAAGAACGTTTAAATGTGGTTGTTCATCAAAGTTACGATCCACGATATTTTCAGTGTTATCTTCGTTACATTTAGCTGTATGCGGCTTAAATTGAGCAACGGTATAATTCGATACAAGGCCTTCTTGTTTCATGATACGACTAATACGACGACGTGAAACTTGTTGTCCCATCTTTTTTAACTCTTGCTTAATTTTTCGAGTCCCGTAATTATTTCGGCTTCGACGAAAAATCTCAATGATATCAGTAACCAGTTGAGTTTCATCTTTCTTCGGTTTAGACTCATAATAATAAGTGCTACGAGGCACATTAAGGACTTTGCACATCGCTGAAACTGAATATTTGTGTGTATTGTTTTTAATCACATTTATCTTCGTCCTAAGATCAGCGCGGCTTGCTTTAAAATATCATTTTCCATTTCCAATTGCTTAACTTTTTTACGAAGTTGGATTAACTCCTGTTCTTCTTCTGAGCGGTTATCTTTCTCCTTAAAAGAACCTGTAGAAGTTGACTGTTTAATCCATTTATCGAGTAAAGACGATGAGATATCGTATTCACGAACAATATCACATTTACGTTTCCCATTTAAATAAAGCTGGACTAATTGGTTTTTAAATTCATCTGTATACGTACGGCGTGGTCTACGAGTTTTAGTTTGGGTCATGTTAAAGCTCCTTTAGATTGATATTATTTATAATTCTACATGACCTTAAAAAA is a window of Turicibacter sanguinis DNA encoding:
- a CDS encoding IS3 family transposase (programmed frameshift), translating into MTQTKTRRPRRTYTDEFKNQLVQLYLNGKRKCDIVREYDISSSLLDKWIKQSTSTGSFKEKDNRSEEEQELIQLRKKVKQLEMENDIFKASRADLRTKINVIKNNTHKYSVSAMCKVLNVPRSTYYYESKPKKDETQLVTDIIEIFRRSRNNYGTRKIKQELKKMGQQVSRRRISRIMKQEGLVSNYTVAQFKPHTAKCNEDNTENIVDRNFDEQPHLNVLVSDLTYIRVKNRWHYLCVLVDLFNREIIGYSSGPNKDAELVKKAFSTVQTNLSQIKIFHKDRGNEFKNKIIDEILEVFEIKRSLSMKGCPYDNAVAEATYKVIKTEFVNHQIFETQEQLGYEFADYVNWYNNHRIHSSLGYLSPVEYRQNTLKKVV
- a CDS encoding EAL domain-containing protein, encoding MRRRSKFRQLIGILMVLLFIIAPNDCIRASDKIKVAFYEYYPYYYLNEQLQPSGYYHDLMNLIANDLNLDYEYVDVPINQALDKLKNKEIDLLFGISSTPKRQEEYLFSKYYININRVGLFTNHNIRYGDLEALNGMTIGFIENEQNYQRLLNMLEGKNINVNLKIVDSYESTLNLFRHHQVDAILYSAEYTDLDKKYRNIFEFSTGSFYIVTNKENKELMTKIDSYFEQYDSLPNNPIHKLYDSYFNLYKQKSDLFILIITILILIILTFGLKLMLDQMKIKKNRQKILNDLEQNKFLLYYQPIINPNTNRIVGCETLLRYQSGVKIQTPYFFLKQIEESNMMYEVTMWVLRKAIEDYDTITSSNDNLENNFYLSINVSFKELQDARFLTDLEELIKVTNANPQQFCLEIVERFQLSDVEKIQDIILKLKKIGFKIAIDDFGAQYSNFDVLEMIDYDMIKLDKYFIDDIESSFRKREIMKCMSNITKENKIIMVIEGVESYAQVEMIRTFDNDTMYIQGYYYSKPVPLDKVITLKIKSEILNNKSKNSVIKG